TTGATTAGACCTAAGTCAAATCGATCATTGATTTTGAGCATTGCTTCAGCATTACCTATTGCATCATCCACTGGTGCATGAGTATGTTTGGTTGTACGTAAGTGTTTAAAATTCTTTTTGAAGTTTTGGACTAGCCCTTTATAATATGAACCCAAGTTTGTAGAGCTATGACCAAAA
The Cyanobacteriota bacterium genome window above contains:
- a CDS encoding exonuclease, which encodes FGHSSTNLGSYYKGLVQNFKKNFKHLRTTKHTHAPVDDAIGNAEAMLKINDRFDLGLINPA